In Archangium violaceum, the following are encoded in one genomic region:
- a CDS encoding ATP-binding protein: protein MSLPLSGFEMAFKALPEPAYLLDEAGQVLACSEAGARVLGLVPELLIGQRWVGLSLGAEEGALLDSGRSVALASEATHVVQALWPSDTGARPHTFSFTPLRDGQGPTRMLVMVRPLTEAESAYSRALALEQAARAEVEAAERRQSFLYQAMTTLFAHPPDPQGMYTLLAHLAVPDLADWCMVDAVEQGAWVSRVAVAHLDPTQTEQARALTRRFERRPAPVGVLRVLHTGEPELVPAVTDSLLRAAASEPEHPAMLSRLQARSYMIIPLKARGHTLGAVTFVSSASGRRYGPNDLALAEDLCVRASLAIDNARLFGESRRATRAREDLLAVVSHDLKNPLGVVQLASALLLRTWQGKPGGEQVQKQAGRIQAAAERMGRLISDLLDWGRIEAGGLPLEPSVQEVASLALEALESVRPLAEARGLRVAAELPDESVRVKCDRTRVLQVLGNLLGNAVKFTPDGGQLTVGARVHRGEVRLWVRDTGTGIRPEALPHVFERYWQAKEAESRGTGLGLYIAKGIVEAHGGRIWAESEQDKGSTFTFTLPLVSLKAEPHPSL, encoded by the coding sequence ATGAGTCTTCCCCTGTCCGGATTCGAGATGGCCTTCAAGGCCCTGCCGGAGCCCGCCTACCTCCTGGACGAGGCGGGCCAGGTGCTGGCGTGCAGCGAGGCGGGCGCGCGGGTGTTGGGACTGGTGCCGGAGCTGCTCATCGGCCAGCGCTGGGTGGGGCTGTCGCTAGGCGCCGAGGAAGGGGCCCTGCTGGACTCCGGGCGAAGCGTGGCGCTGGCCAGCGAGGCCACGCACGTGGTGCAGGCCCTGTGGCCGAGCGACACCGGCGCCCGGCCACATACCTTCAGCTTCACCCCGCTGAGGGACGGACAGGGCCCGACACGGATGCTGGTGATGGTGCGGCCCCTCACCGAGGCGGAGTCCGCGTACTCGCGTGCCCTGGCGCTGGAGCAGGCGGCGCGGGCGGAGGTGGAAGCGGCCGAGCGCCGACAGTCCTTCCTCTACCAGGCGATGACGACGCTCTTCGCGCACCCGCCGGATCCGCAGGGCATGTACACGCTGCTGGCGCACCTGGCGGTGCCGGACCTGGCGGACTGGTGCATGGTGGACGCGGTGGAGCAGGGGGCGTGGGTGTCGCGCGTGGCGGTGGCGCACCTGGACCCGACCCAGACGGAGCAGGCGCGCGCGCTGACGAGGCGCTTCGAGCGGCGTCCGGCGCCGGTGGGAGTGCTGCGGGTGCTGCACACGGGCGAGCCGGAGCTGGTCCCCGCGGTGACGGACTCGCTGCTGCGCGCGGCCGCGAGCGAGCCCGAGCACCCGGCGATGCTCAGCCGGTTGCAGGCGCGCTCGTACATGATCATCCCCTTGAAGGCGCGAGGACACACGCTGGGGGCGGTGACATTCGTCTCGAGTGCGTCGGGGAGACGCTACGGCCCGAACGACCTGGCGCTGGCGGAGGACCTGTGCGTGCGGGCGAGCCTGGCCATCGACAACGCGCGGCTCTTCGGCGAGTCGAGGCGTGCCACGCGGGCGCGAGAGGATCTGCTGGCGGTGGTGTCACACGACCTGAAGAACCCGCTGGGGGTGGTGCAGCTGGCGTCGGCGCTGCTGCTGCGCACGTGGCAGGGGAAACCGGGCGGCGAGCAGGTGCAGAAGCAGGCGGGACGGATCCAGGCGGCGGCGGAGCGGATGGGGCGACTCATCTCGGATCTGCTGGACTGGGGCCGAATCGAGGCGGGCGGGCTGCCACTGGAACCCTCGGTGCAGGAGGTGGCCTCGCTGGCGCTGGAGGCGCTGGAGAGCGTGCGCCCGCTGGCGGAAGCGCGCGGGCTGAGGGTGGCCGCGGAGCTGCCGGACGAGAGCGTGCGGGTGAAGTGTGATCGGACGCGGGTGTTGCAGGTGCTGGGAAACCTGCTGGGCAACGCGGTGAAGTTCACGCCGGATGGCGGACAGCTGACGGTGGGGGCGCGGGTGCACCGGGGAGAGGTGCGGCTGTGGGTGAGGGACACGGGGACGGGGATCCGACCCGAGGCGCTGCCCCACGTCTTCGAGCGCTACTGGCAGGCGAAGGAAGCGGAGAGCCGGGGAACGGGCCTGGGGCTGTACATCGCCAAGGGGATCGTGGAAGCGCACGGCGGTCGAATCTGGGCGGAGAGCGAGCAGGACAAGGGAAGCACCTTCACGTTCACGCTGCCGCTGGTGAGCCTGAAAGCGGAACCCCACCCGTCCCTGTAA
- the cheB gene encoding chemotaxis-specific protein-glutamate methyltransferase CheB produces MKPDKLRVVVAEDSPTARRLLVEILRADPSFEVVGEAKDGVEALELTRRLRPDLVTMDIQMPNMDGLESTRRIMTEVPTPVVVVSTLVERDIQTSMAALRSGALAVLQKLVGPQAPNFDDEARRLRDTVKAMAEVKVVRHWPARGETPAPRPPSVQTSRGTPAVITIAASTGGPAALHRILSALPATFPLPILVVQHIALGFAQGLATWLDSVCPLEVKVAEQGEPLRPGVVYIAPDDRHLGVRADRHIEVSNAAPVGGFRPSGTWLFRSAARVFGAAQAAAVLTGMGQDGLDGLREVHEAGGWVIAQDEATSVVYGMPGVAVSAGLADEVLPLDAFSHRFRQLAGVETEGA; encoded by the coding sequence ATGAAGCCCGACAAGCTCCGCGTCGTCGTCGCCGAAGACTCACCCACCGCCCGGCGCCTGCTGGTGGAGATCCTCCGCGCGGACCCCTCCTTCGAAGTGGTGGGCGAGGCGAAGGACGGCGTGGAGGCGCTGGAGCTCACCCGGCGCCTGCGGCCGGACCTGGTCACCATGGACATCCAGATGCCGAACATGGATGGACTGGAGTCCACGCGGCGCATCATGACGGAGGTGCCCACCCCGGTGGTGGTGGTGTCCACGCTGGTGGAGCGGGACATCCAGACGTCCATGGCGGCACTGCGCTCCGGAGCGCTGGCGGTGCTGCAGAAGCTGGTGGGCCCGCAGGCACCCAACTTCGATGACGAGGCCCGCCGGCTGCGCGACACGGTGAAAGCCATGGCCGAGGTGAAGGTGGTGCGGCACTGGCCGGCGCGCGGTGAGACGCCCGCGCCGCGGCCTCCTTCTGTGCAGACGAGCCGCGGCACGCCCGCGGTCATCACCATCGCCGCCTCCACGGGAGGCCCGGCGGCGCTGCACCGCATCCTCTCGGCGTTGCCCGCGACCTTCCCACTGCCCATCCTGGTGGTGCAACACATCGCCCTGGGCTTCGCCCAGGGACTGGCCACGTGGTTGGACAGTGTGTGCCCGCTGGAGGTGAAGGTGGCCGAGCAGGGAGAGCCCTTGCGTCCGGGGGTCGTCTACATCGCTCCGGACGACCGGCACCTCGGGGTGCGGGCGGACAGACATATCGAGGTGTCGAACGCGGCGCCGGTGGGAGGCTTCCGACCGTCGGGCACATGGCTCTTCCGCTCGGCGGCCCGGGTCTTTGGTGCCGCGCAGGCCGCCGCCGTCCTCACGGGGATGGGGCAGGACGGACTGGACGGTTTGCGAGAAGTACACGAGGCGGGAGGCTGGGTCATCGCCCAGGACGAGGCGACGAGTGTCGTCTACGGAATGCCGGGAGTGGCGGTGTCCGCGGGCCTGGCCGACGAGGTGCTCCCCCTGGACGCCTTCTCCCACCGCTTCCGGCAGCTCGCCGGAGTAGAGACCGAGGGAGCGTGA
- a CDS encoding hybrid sensor histidine kinase/response regulator — translation MDRDRLAQALMATFLEELEGHVAALNRELLALEKAPSPARFGELMTSLLRTVHSVKGASRAVSEGIIETACHRLEEVLAVVQRLGRASPELMELCFTAADALDDAGRRLAQKQGLADSPLETLLPRLEEAAHAPESVHRAEPKRAPAPEAPPPPPPAVEAPVPGVEGLPVRVSAQKLDALLARSGELRVAGLRMEGRVDLLEAVREELHQLRLRLRGADEVTARRMETRLAQLGRTLAADRRTLLAATSGLDEEVRRARTLPFAEACAGLERSARDLAFAAGKRVRLEVHGRALELDRSLLQSLREPLLHLVRNAVAHGLESPAARREAGKPEEGLVTLTARLLGGRVQVVVEDDGRGLDLESIRERARARGLPVMEDAGDARLIFFSGLSTAESVTAVSGRGVGLDVVRSQVEALRGSVEVSFEPGRGTRFAVDVPLTLSTLRVLLVTAGGQSFAVEGENVARLLRLGAGDVRVVEGRQTWATPQALVPLATLATVLGLPASAPRPRPSAMVLASGEQRAVLVVDEVVAEQEVLIRGLGPRIRRARHVSGVAVLPDGRMAPLLNAASLVRAAEGRTTPVGLFPAPVEKKARRRVLLADDSMTTRTLEQSILEAAGYDVLACVDGQEAWERLQAEGADAVVSDVEMPRMDGFALTEAVRGSPRFGRLPVVLVTARSKPEDQARGLQVGASAYLVKSAFDQTHLLETLRQLL, via the coding sequence ATGGACCGCGACAGGCTCGCCCAGGCGCTGATGGCCACCTTCCTCGAGGAGCTCGAGGGACACGTGGCCGCGCTCAACCGGGAGCTGCTCGCGCTGGAGAAGGCGCCCTCGCCCGCGCGCTTCGGGGAGCTGATGACGTCGCTGCTGCGCACGGTGCACAGCGTGAAGGGCGCCTCGCGGGCGGTGAGCGAGGGCATCATCGAGACGGCCTGTCACCGGCTGGAGGAGGTGCTGGCGGTGGTGCAGCGCCTGGGACGCGCCAGCCCGGAGCTGATGGAGCTGTGCTTCACCGCCGCGGACGCGCTGGACGACGCGGGGCGGCGGCTGGCGCAGAAGCAGGGACTCGCGGACTCGCCGCTGGAGACGCTGCTGCCCCGGCTGGAAGAGGCGGCGCACGCGCCCGAGAGCGTCCACCGGGCGGAGCCGAAGCGGGCCCCCGCCCCCGAGGCGCCACCGCCCCCGCCTCCGGCCGTCGAGGCCCCCGTGCCCGGCGTGGAGGGGCTGCCGGTGCGCGTGTCCGCCCAGAAGCTGGACGCGCTGCTGGCCCGGAGCGGCGAGCTGCGCGTGGCGGGCCTGCGGATGGAGGGGCGGGTGGATCTGCTGGAGGCGGTGCGCGAGGAGCTGCACCAGCTCCGCCTGCGGCTCCGGGGCGCGGACGAGGTGACGGCCCGGCGGATGGAGACGCGGCTGGCACAGCTCGGCCGGACGCTGGCGGCGGACCGGCGGACGCTGCTGGCCGCCACGAGCGGCCTGGACGAGGAGGTGCGGCGCGCGCGAACCCTGCCCTTCGCCGAGGCATGCGCGGGGCTGGAGCGGAGCGCGAGGGACCTGGCGTTCGCCGCGGGCAAGCGGGTGCGGCTGGAGGTACACGGCAGGGCGCTGGAGCTGGACCGCTCGCTGTTGCAGAGCCTGCGCGAGCCGCTGCTGCACCTGGTGCGCAACGCGGTGGCGCACGGCCTGGAGAGTCCGGCGGCGCGGCGCGAGGCGGGCAAGCCCGAGGAGGGCCTGGTGACGCTGACGGCGCGGCTGCTCGGCGGCCGGGTGCAGGTGGTGGTGGAGGACGACGGCCGGGGATTGGACCTGGAGTCCATCCGCGAGCGTGCGCGCGCCCGGGGCCTGCCGGTGATGGAGGACGCGGGGGACGCGCGGCTCATCTTCTTCTCCGGCCTGTCCACGGCGGAGTCGGTGACGGCGGTGTCCGGGCGCGGGGTGGGCCTGGACGTGGTGCGCTCACAGGTGGAGGCGCTGCGGGGCAGCGTGGAGGTGTCCTTCGAGCCGGGCCGGGGGACGCGCTTCGCGGTGGACGTGCCCCTGACGCTCAGCACGCTGCGGGTGCTGCTGGTGACGGCGGGCGGCCAGTCGTTCGCGGTGGAGGGCGAGAACGTGGCGCGCCTGCTGCGCCTGGGGGCCGGGGACGTGCGCGTGGTGGAGGGCCGGCAGACGTGGGCCACGCCCCAGGCGCTGGTGCCGCTGGCCACGCTGGCCACGGTGCTCGGCCTGCCCGCGAGCGCCCCGCGCCCGCGCCCCAGCGCCATGGTGCTGGCCTCGGGAGAGCAGCGCGCCGTGCTGGTGGTGGACGAGGTGGTGGCCGAGCAGGAGGTGCTCATCCGCGGCCTGGGCCCGCGCATCCGCCGCGCGCGTCACGTCTCGGGCGTGGCGGTGCTGCCCGACGGGCGCATGGCCCCGCTGCTCAATGCCGCCTCCCTGGTGCGCGCCGCCGAGGGCCGCACCACCCCGGTGGGCCTGTTCCCCGCCCCCGTCGAGAAGAAGGCCCGCCGGCGCGTCCTGCTCGCCGACGACTCGATGACGACGCGCACGCTGGAGCAGAGCATCCTGGAGGCGGCCGGCTATGACGTGCTGGCGTGCGTGGACGGACAGGAGGCCTGGGAGCGGCTGCAGGCGGAGGGGGCCGATGCCGTCGTCTCGGACGTGGAGATGCCGCGCATGGACGGCTTCGCGCTCACCGAGGCGGTGCGCGGCTCCCCGCGCTTCGGCCGGCTGCCCGTGGTCCTCGTCACGGCGCGCTCCAAGCCCGAGGACCAGGCGCGCGGCCTGCAGGTGGGTGCCAGCGCCTACCTGGTGAAGAGCGCTTTCGATCAAACCCATCTGCTGGAGACCCTGAGACAGCTCCTATGA
- a CDS encoding methyl-accepting chemotaxis protein: MSIGKKIAAGFGLNLVVLLVVAAVAYQGARELAETSQQLVESQRTVDRVDELITHLVDAEAHQRNYLITGKEEFLTRYRTSIAEVQSAFQRLQESEENDAAQSRRVNQLEPLVQARLASLATGVELRQQRGQDAALEYVSTGQGTERMRQVRQLTTELLNAERAVWEQRQRDAENTSQRVLLIIGAGTVLGTLLVALSSITLTRGITGPLDKLVKGADQLGRGNLTHRIDIHHEDELGELARAFNTMGERRQQAEAELAKQSEQRQHTLRTVAEFVNQLAGTTAEILASTTEQVAGAQEQGSAVAETVSTIEEIAQTSEEAAGRARAVSESARHSEEVGRNGRRAVDEAITSMASVRDQVESIASRILALAEQAQAIGDIITTVNDISEQTHMLALNASIEASRAGEHGRGFAVVAAEVKALADQSKKATAQVRQILGQIQKATQGAVMTTEEGTKSVASATKVVTQAGATIQTLGEHLTQASLTAAQISASASQQATGISQIRQAMRDVSQATQQTLNSIRQTERAVQDLNAMGQKLKGLLSEYGRAA; encoded by the coding sequence ATGAGCATCGGGAAGAAGATCGCCGCGGGATTCGGTCTCAACCTCGTCGTCCTGCTCGTCGTGGCCGCGGTGGCCTACCAGGGCGCTCGCGAGCTGGCGGAGACGAGCCAGCAACTGGTGGAGAGCCAGCGCACCGTGGACCGGGTGGACGAGCTCATCACCCACCTGGTGGACGCCGAGGCCCACCAGCGCAACTACCTCATCACCGGGAAAGAGGAATTCCTCACCCGCTACCGGACCTCGATCGCGGAGGTGCAATCGGCCTTCCAGCGGCTACAGGAGTCCGAGGAGAACGACGCGGCGCAGAGCCGCCGCGTCAACCAGCTCGAGCCCCTCGTCCAGGCGCGCCTGGCCTCCCTGGCCACCGGTGTCGAGCTGCGCCAGCAGCGTGGCCAGGACGCGGCCCTCGAGTATGTGTCGACGGGCCAGGGTACGGAGAGGATGAGGCAGGTGCGCCAGCTCACCACCGAGCTGCTGAACGCCGAGCGCGCGGTGTGGGAGCAGCGGCAGCGCGACGCCGAGAACACGTCCCAGCGCGTGCTGCTCATCATCGGCGCCGGGACAGTGCTGGGCACGCTGCTGGTGGCCCTGAGCAGCATCACCCTCACCCGTGGCATCACCGGCCCGCTGGACAAGCTGGTCAAGGGCGCCGACCAGCTCGGCCGCGGCAACCTCACCCACCGCATCGACATCCACCACGAGGACGAGCTGGGAGAGCTGGCGCGCGCCTTCAACACCATGGGCGAGCGCCGCCAGCAGGCGGAAGCGGAGCTCGCGAAGCAGTCCGAGCAGCGCCAGCACACCCTGCGGACGGTGGCCGAGTTCGTCAACCAGCTGGCGGGCACCACCGCCGAAATCCTCGCCAGCACCACCGAGCAGGTGGCCGGTGCCCAGGAGCAGGGCAGCGCGGTGGCGGAGACGGTGAGCACCATCGAGGAGATAGCGCAGACGTCCGAGGAGGCCGCCGGCCGCGCCCGCGCGGTGAGCGAGTCCGCGCGCCACTCCGAGGAGGTGGGCAGGAATGGCCGGCGCGCGGTGGACGAGGCCATCACCTCCATGGCCAGCGTGCGCGACCAGGTGGAGTCCATCGCCTCGCGCATCCTCGCCCTGGCCGAGCAGGCCCAGGCCATTGGCGACATCATCACCACCGTCAACGACATCTCCGAGCAGACGCACATGCTGGCCCTCAACGCCTCCATCGAGGCCAGCCGCGCCGGAGAGCACGGCCGGGGCTTCGCCGTGGTGGCCGCCGAGGTGAAGGCCCTGGCGGACCAGTCCAAGAAGGCCACCGCCCAGGTGCGGCAGATCCTGGGTCAAATCCAGAAGGCCACCCAGGGCGCGGTGATGACCACCGAGGAGGGCACCAAGAGCGTGGCCTCGGCCACCAAGGTGGTGACCCAGGCGGGCGCCACCATCCAGACGCTGGGCGAGCACCTCACCCAGGCCTCGCTCACCGCGGCGCAGATTTCGGCCTCCGCCAGCCAGCAGGCCACCGGCATCAGCCAGATACGCCAGGCCATGCGCGACGTGAGCCAGGCCACCCAGCAGACGCTCAACAGCATCCGCCAGACGGAGCGCGCGGTGCAGGACCTCAACGCCATGGGCCAGAAGCTCAAGGGCCTGCTGAGCGAGTACGGGCGCGCCGCATGA
- a CDS encoding chemotaxis protein CheW, producing MVEGDDTLDPEREAALLDERARALARPLARETQTGPLLELMHFRSGEQDYALETRFVLEVLRSLEQLVPLPGAPEALRGLTLLHGEALAVVELAPLFGRAAPATHGPVLVVGTGRPELGLRADAVEEVRLVSRDSLLPPPPALGNQERALVSGISRDGIIVLEGEALLGDGRLFFDLSEERTA from the coding sequence ATGGTGGAAGGTGATGACACGCTGGACCCCGAGCGCGAGGCGGCGCTGCTCGACGAGCGCGCCAGGGCCCTGGCACGTCCCCTCGCCCGGGAGACCCAGACCGGCCCCCTGCTGGAGCTGATGCACTTCCGCTCCGGCGAGCAGGACTACGCCCTGGAGACACGCTTCGTGCTGGAGGTGCTGCGCTCCCTGGAGCAGCTCGTGCCGCTGCCCGGCGCCCCCGAGGCACTGCGGGGCCTCACCCTGCTGCACGGAGAGGCGCTCGCGGTGGTGGAGCTCGCCCCCCTCTTCGGACGCGCCGCCCCCGCCACCCACGGGCCCGTGCTGGTGGTGGGCACGGGCCGCCCCGAGCTGGGCCTGCGCGCCGACGCCGTGGAGGAGGTGCGCCTCGTCTCGCGCGACTCGCTCCTGCCCCCTCCGCCCGCGCTCGGCAACCAGGAGCGGGCGCTCGTGTCCGGCATCAGCCGCGACGGCATCATCGTGCTGGAGGGAGAGGCCCTGCTGGGGGATGGTCGCCTCTTCTTCGACCTCTCCGAGGAAAGGACCGCATGA
- a CDS encoding CheR family methyltransferase: MSDAPRTWRHPGYVAVLDLVAARAGLLPPSCPPAAMEGIDRAMVRAGLSEDFSSYLERLAADPSALDDLLVELTIGETYFFRNPEHFQFVRHQVLPELARHRRPGHVVRAWSAGCASGEEPYSLAVLLLEEGYGDRMEVRGTDVSRAALSRAHVASYGEWSLRGPEAGRMRPFLHSEGRRYTLAPEVRDRVQFSYLNLAEDTWPSPTSGIWRLDIIFCRNVLIYFNRATIAAVARRLHDALAEGGFLIAGPSDPALGAFAPFETLLTDWGIVYHRPVASSPLRWPPTPPPLPVTPPPPPVVVAAPPPLPPPPGPATPEGLEGARRALDLGDWHEAARRAGALQEDPGAAAVAVRALANLDARAAVRACAEAIARHPLAAELRYLEALLLLGLGRLEEAERAARQALYLEPSLAVAHLMLGHILRRQGDTRGALRSFGTAEMLCATLPPDAPVPLSEGERAGRLAAVAREERIRLEAHEELR; encoded by the coding sequence GTGAGTGACGCCCCTCGGACCTGGCGCCATCCCGGCTACGTCGCGGTGCTCGACCTCGTCGCCGCGCGCGCCGGCCTGTTGCCCCCCAGCTGCCCGCCGGCCGCCATGGAGGGCATCGACCGCGCCATGGTCCGCGCTGGCCTGTCCGAGGACTTCTCCTCCTACCTCGAGCGGCTCGCGGCGGACCCTTCCGCCCTGGATGACCTGCTGGTGGAGCTCACCATCGGCGAGACGTACTTCTTCCGCAACCCGGAGCATTTTCAATTCGTGCGCCACCAGGTGCTGCCGGAGCTCGCCCGGCACCGGAGACCCGGGCACGTGGTGCGCGCGTGGAGCGCCGGCTGCGCCTCCGGCGAGGAGCCCTACTCGCTGGCGGTGCTCCTCCTGGAGGAGGGCTACGGCGACCGGATGGAGGTGCGGGGCACGGACGTGTCGCGCGCGGCCCTCTCCCGCGCCCACGTGGCCAGCTATGGCGAGTGGTCCCTGCGAGGCCCCGAGGCGGGCCGCATGCGACCCTTCCTCCACTCCGAGGGCAGGCGCTACACCCTCGCCCCCGAGGTGCGCGACCGCGTCCAGTTCAGCTACCTCAACCTCGCCGAGGACACCTGGCCCTCCCCCACCAGCGGCATCTGGCGACTGGACATCATCTTCTGCCGCAACGTCCTCATCTACTTCAACCGCGCCACCATCGCGGCGGTGGCCCGGCGGCTCCATGACGCGCTCGCGGAGGGCGGCTTCCTCATCGCCGGCCCCTCGGACCCGGCCCTCGGCGCCTTCGCGCCCTTCGAGACGCTCCTCACCGACTGGGGAATCGTCTACCACCGGCCCGTCGCCAGCAGTCCCCTGCGCTGGCCCCCGACCCCTCCTCCCCTGCCCGTGACGCCCCCGCCGCCCCCCGTGGTGGTCGCGGCCCCGCCTCCGCTCCCGCCTCCACCCGGGCCCGCCACCCCCGAGGGCCTGGAGGGAGCACGGCGGGCCCTCGACCTCGGAGACTGGCACGAGGCGGCACGGCGGGCCGGAGCGCTCCAGGAGGACCCGGGCGCCGCGGCGGTGGCGGTGCGGGCCCTGGCCAACCTCGACGCGCGGGCCGCCGTGCGCGCCTGTGCCGAGGCCATCGCGCGCCACCCGCTCGCCGCGGAGCTGCGCTATCTGGAGGCCCTGCTGCTGCTGGGCCTCGGCCGCCTGGAGGAGGCCGAGCGCGCCGCGCGCCAGGCCCTCTACCTCGAGCCCTCCCTGGCCGTGGCCCACCTCATGCTGGGCCACATCCTCCGGCGCCAGGGAGACACCCGGGGAGCCCTGCGCTCCTTCGGTACCGCCGAGATGCTGTGCGCCACCCTCCCCCCCGACGCGCCCGTTCCCCTCTCCGAGGGCGAGCGCGCTGGCCGGCTCGCGGCGGTGGCCCGCGAGGAACGCATCCGGTTGGAAGCCCATGAGGAGCTGCGCTGA
- a CDS encoding chemotaxis protein CheW yields the protein MPTPPPREVLLFTLEGQRYALPTGDVRELVRAVRLTPLPRAPAVVEGLLNLRGELLPVLDMRRRFRLPARPLSSSDHLVVAQAGSRRVALRVDRAEGLLELEPALFDDTPRALPGVGYVAGALKLTDGLVLVHDLRTFLSEAEALELEEALEREGAPR from the coding sequence ATGCCGACTCCGCCGCCCCGCGAGGTCCTTCTCTTCACTTTGGAGGGGCAACGCTACGCGCTGCCCACCGGGGACGTGCGCGAGCTGGTCCGCGCCGTGCGCCTCACCCCACTGCCCCGCGCGCCGGCCGTGGTGGAAGGGCTGCTCAACCTGCGCGGAGAGCTGCTCCCCGTGCTGGACATGCGACGGCGCTTCCGCCTGCCCGCCCGGCCGCTCTCCAGCTCGGACCACCTCGTGGTGGCCCAGGCCGGGTCCCGCCGCGTCGCCCTGCGCGTGGACCGCGCCGAGGGCCTGCTGGAGCTGGAGCCCGCGCTCTTCGACGACACGCCCCGGGCCCTGCCCGGAGTGGGCTACGTGGCCGGTGCCCTCAAGCTGACCGACGGACTCGTCCTCGTGCACGACCTGCGGACCTTCCTCTCCGAGGCGGAGGCGCTCGAGTTGGAGGAGGCACTCGAGAGAGAGGGAGCCCCCCGGTGA
- a CDS encoding phytoene desaturase family protein, whose amino-acid sequence MVRHVIVVGAGPGGLSAAINLAGLGLKVTVVEKDAVPGGRMKGLTLGERGEYAVDTGPSILQLPGVLERIFERSGKKISDYVKLVPLDTNTRVHFWDGTYLDTTRDAARMEREVAKFGPDKAPALRRWLEEGREKYPLAYEKFMATHADSLAYYAPWRLLSTLRFKPWQTLYKHLDGFFHDDRITYALAYPSKYLGLHPTTCSSVFGVIPYLELAFGVWHVEGGFRALARGMMKCAEDLGATFRMGTPVERVLVEYGRAAGVVLKGGERLEADAVVVNADLPYAAQKLVPSEARAGTRLTDAALERAKYSCSTFMAYYGLDRVYEDLPHHLIYLSESARRTDRAALEDREVDVEDPPFYVCNPGVTDRSGAPEGHSTLYVLVPTPNTSRQVDWAATERTLRERIPSMLEKVGMKGVREHIRAERYFTAETWRDDFNVFRGAVFNLSHTWLQLGPLRPHVKSPSVEGLYWVGGGTHPGSGLLTIMESANIAADYLSREAGRGPLADWPYVPPLGGGAGEPPARVG is encoded by the coding sequence ATGGTACGTCACGTCATCGTCGTGGGAGCGGGACCCGGGGGCCTGTCGGCGGCCATCAACCTCGCGGGGTTGGGCCTGAAGGTCACGGTGGTGGAGAAGGACGCGGTGCCCGGGGGACGGATGAAGGGGCTCACCCTGGGGGAGCGGGGCGAGTACGCCGTCGACACGGGGCCCTCCATCCTCCAACTTCCCGGGGTGCTGGAGCGCATCTTCGAGCGCTCGGGCAAGAAGATCTCCGACTATGTGAAGCTGGTGCCGCTGGACACCAACACCCGGGTGCACTTCTGGGATGGCACGTACCTGGACACCACGCGGGACGCGGCGCGCATGGAGCGCGAGGTGGCGAAGTTCGGCCCGGACAAGGCGCCCGCGCTGCGCCGCTGGCTGGAGGAGGGCCGGGAGAAGTACCCGCTCGCCTACGAGAAGTTCATGGCGACGCACGCCGACAGCCTCGCCTATTACGCGCCCTGGCGGCTGCTCTCCACCCTGCGCTTCAAGCCCTGGCAGACGCTCTACAAGCACCTGGACGGGTTCTTCCACGACGACCGCATCACCTACGCGCTGGCCTACCCGTCGAAGTACCTGGGGCTGCACCCCACCACGTGCTCCTCCGTCTTCGGGGTGATTCCCTACCTGGAGCTGGCCTTCGGGGTCTGGCACGTGGAGGGCGGCTTCCGGGCGCTGGCGCGGGGGATGATGAAGTGCGCCGAGGACCTGGGCGCCACCTTCCGCATGGGCACGCCGGTGGAGCGGGTGCTGGTGGAGTACGGCCGGGCGGCGGGCGTGGTGCTGAAGGGCGGCGAGCGCCTGGAGGCGGACGCGGTGGTGGTGAACGCGGACCTGCCCTACGCGGCCCAGAAGCTCGTCCCCTCCGAGGCGCGCGCCGGCACCCGGCTGACGGACGCCGCGCTGGAGCGGGCGAAGTACTCGTGCAGCACCTTCATGGCCTACTACGGGCTGGACCGGGTCTATGAGGACCTCCCCCACCACCTCATCTATCTGTCCGAGAGCGCGCGGCGCACGGACAGGGCCGCCCTGGAGGACCGGGAGGTGGACGTGGAGGACCCGCCCTTCTACGTCTGCAACCCGGGCGTGACGGACCGGAGCGGGGCGCCCGAGGGCCACTCCACCCTGTATGTGCTGGTACCCACGCCCAACACCTCCCGGCAGGTGGACTGGGCGGCGACGGAGCGCACCCTGCGTGAGCGGATTCCGTCCATGCTGGAGAAGGTGGGTATGAAGGGGGTGCGCGAGCACATCCGGGCCGAGCGCTACTTCACCGCGGAGACGTGGCGGGACGACTTCAACGTCTTCCGGGGGGCCGTCTTCAACCTGTCGCACACCTGGCTGCAGCTGGGTCCCCTGCGCCCCCACGTGAAGAGCCCCAGTGTGGAGGGGCTGTACTGGGTGGGAGGTGGGACACACCCGGGCAGCGGGCTGCTCACCATCATGGAGAGCGCCAACATCGCGGCGGACTACCTGTCGAGGGAGGCGGGGAGGGGTCCCCTGGCGGACTGGCCCTATGTGCCTCCGCTCGGAGGGGGGGCGGGCGAGCCCCCCGCACGTGTTGGCTGA